CACCACGGCGGACTGACCGCTGCCTGCGCCACCACGGGGGAAGGAGGCGTGCTGCGGGACAATGCCCGCAGCACAGTGAGAGGACGGACACGTGAGCCTTGCCGACAGCCGGCCGCGACCCGGCGCCCCCGCACGGGGCCGCCCCCGCAGCGAGGCCGTGGAACGCGCCATCCTGGAAGGCGTGATGAAGCTCCTGGAGGAGGGCGTTCCCCTCGCGGAGCTCTCCATCGAGCGCGTCGCGCGCACGGCGGGCGTCGGCAAGGCCACCATCTACCGCCGCTGGAGAGGCAAGGAGGAGCTCTTCGTCGACGTGGTGCGCGCCGCCGAGCCCCCCGACCCCGAACTCCCCGGCACCTCCATGCGCGACGACCTCGTCGTCCTGCTGGAGTCCCTGCGCCGGCGCGGCCTGGTCACCCGCTCCTCGGCGATCCTGCACAACGTGTACGCGCAGATGAAGAGCAGCCCCAGGCTGTGGGCCGCCTACCACACCGGCGTGATAGCGCCCCGCCGCGCCCTCGCCCTCGACGTGCTGCGCCGGGGGCGGCGCAACGGCGAACTCAGGCCGGACATCGACCTGGAACTGGCCAACGACCTGTTCGTCGGCCCCATGCTCGCCCGCGCCGCCATGCGCCCCGACGCCGACCTGCCCGAGGGCCTGTCCGAGCGGATCGTCGACACGGTCCTGGCCGGCCTACGGCCCGTCAGCCCGCCCGCCCGGTGACCCGAGTGTGCGCGTTTGGTCACAGTGCACCCCTGTCCGCGGGGCGATCGGAACTCCTGGCGCCGCCCCGTTCGTCCTCGTCTTCCGTACGGCCGTCACGGGACGGCGGAACGGAACCGATCATCCCCTAGGGTCGGAGGGACGCGGGGGGCGACGGTGCGCACGGCAGGCAGTGAGGCAGACGGTATGACGCAGCAGGCGTACAGGACGGGGACGGACAACGGAGACTCGGGGCCCGGGCGACCGGGATCCCGGCTTCGGCGCCTGACACACCGGCTGACGCACCGTCTCCTGACCGGCTGGCGCGGCGACCCGCGCATCTGGCGGCGCGGCACCGTCGTCGCCGCCCTCGCGCTGCTGCTCGCCCTGGTGATGCTGGCCCATTCGCGCATCCCCAACCGGATCGGCAACCTCGGCAGCCTCACGGACACCTTCCTGCCCTGGCTGGGCCTGGCCGTCCCGGTCCTGCTGGTGCTCGGCCTGGTCCGCCGGTCGGCGACCGCGCTGATCGCGGTGCTGTTGCCGGCGATCGTGTGGCTGAACCTCTTCGGCGGGCTGCTCACCGACAAGTCGGCCGGCGGCGGCGACCTCATGGTGGCCACCCACAACGTCAACGCCGACAACCCCGATCCGGCGGCCACGGCCCGCGACGTCGCCTCCTCCGGCGCGGACCTGCTGGCCCTGGAGGAACTGCCCGCCTCCCAGGTGCCGGTGTACGAGAGGGCGCTGGCGCCGACGTACGGGTACCACGCGATCGTCGGCACGGTCGGCCTGTGGAGCAGGTACCCGATGAGCGGCGTTCGGGCCGTCGACATCAAGCTCGGCTGGAAGCGCGCGATGCGCGCCACCGTCGCCACCCCCGCGGGCCCGCTCGCGGTGTACGTCGCCCACCTGCCCTCGGTGCGGGTGAAGATGAGGGCCGGGTTCACCGCCCGCCAGCGCGACAAGAGCGCCGACGCGCTCGGCGAGGCGATCGCCGGCGAGTCCCTGGGGCGGGTCGTCCTGCTCGGCGACCTGAACGGCACGATGAACGACCGCGCGCTCAACGCCGTCACCTCCCAGATGCGCTCCACGCAGGGCGCGGCGGGCAGCGGCTTCGGGTTCAGCTGGCCGGCGTCCTTCCCGATGGCCCGGATCGATCAGATCATGGTCAAGGGCGTCGAGCCGGAGAGCTCCTGGACCCTGCCGCGCACCGGCAGCGACCACCTGCCGGTGGCGGCGCGGGTGAAGCTGGAGGAGACGGACACGTCCTCTTAACCCGCCGTGAACCCGGGGAATACCGCGCCGGGGGAGTTTTGTTCCGTAACTGAACATAGACTGGCCGGAACTCCACTCCCCCGAAAGGCACAGGTCCTCCCATGCCCCTGGCCCTGCTCGCCCTGGCCGTCGGCGCCTTCGGCATCGGCACGACCGAGTTCGTGATGATGGGGCTCCTGCCCGACGTCGCCGACGACCTGCACATCTCGATCCCCGCCGCCGGGCACCTCGTCTCGGCGTACGCGCTGGGCGTCGTCATCGGTGCCCCGCTGCTGGCCGCGCTCACCGCGCGGATGCCCCGCCGCACGGTCCTGATCGCCCTGATGGTCCTGTTCGTCGCGGGCAACGCCCTGTCCGCGTTCGCCCCCGGCGACACCTCCCTGCTGGCCGCCCGCTTCCTCAGCGGCCTGCCGCACGGCGCCTTCTTCGGCGTGGGAGCCGTGGTCGCCACGAACATGGTCGCGCCGGAGCG
This is a stretch of genomic DNA from Streptomyces sp. TG1A-8. It encodes these proteins:
- a CDS encoding endonuclease/exonuclease/phosphatase family protein, which translates into the protein MTQQAYRTGTDNGDSGPGRPGSRLRRLTHRLTHRLLTGWRGDPRIWRRGTVVAALALLLALVMLAHSRIPNRIGNLGSLTDTFLPWLGLAVPVLLVLGLVRRSATALIAVLLPAIVWLNLFGGLLTDKSAGGGDLMVATHNVNADNPDPAATARDVASSGADLLALEELPASQVPVYERALAPTYGYHAIVGTVGLWSRYPMSGVRAVDIKLGWKRAMRATVATPAGPLAVYVAHLPSVRVKMRAGFTARQRDKSADALGEAIAGESLGRVVLLGDLNGTMNDRALNAVTSQMRSTQGAAGSGFGFSWPASFPMARIDQIMVKGVEPESSWTLPRTGSDHLPVAARVKLEETDTSS
- a CDS encoding TetR/AcrR family transcriptional regulator, whose protein sequence is MSLADSRPRPGAPARGRPRSEAVERAILEGVMKLLEEGVPLAELSIERVARTAGVGKATIYRRWRGKEELFVDVVRAAEPPDPELPGTSMRDDLVVLLESLRRRGLVTRSSAILHNVYAQMKSSPRLWAAYHTGVIAPRRALALDVLRRGRRNGELRPDIDLELANDLFVGPMLARAAMRPDADLPEGLSERIVDTVLAGLRPVSPPAR